One window from the genome of Asterias rubens chromosome 11, eAstRub1.3, whole genome shotgun sequence encodes:
- the LOC117296358 gene encoding ADP-ribosylation factor-like protein 13B → MFSLMANCFQWMKARREPPKQVTLALIGLDNAGKTTTILGIQGESQDDVAPTVGFVSTNFKFEKFDVTVFDLGGGKKIRPIWKSYYAEIHGVVFVLDASDESRLRECQDVLQEVLKQERIAGKRILILANKQDKEGALDEIDICDQLSLEDMVTDSKCPCRVETCSAVKGIGKKMDKSVNVGLQWLLQGILKDWPVLTARVAREQADQKEADAIDRKAKTERIRKRKEERERKEAEERKRLGIEEPQEDEDEDVVMGDPFKAVDKKTLQKQAEKKKNTKTGGKKGDIENVEPEKLNNNQSASSRDMAAEENNDTNSQVSQSASGERNAEAEKRLRSEEAVIGDDRNERGVHARAETEIQAAGSDNADIVVPQEKKKKKKKKLKKKNKLAPLPLDGGPDELAPPLSVPSWASTMNQRPLTRPIHQPTLDPLPERISPRLGPIESKSSLNGDKLIGIPSTRTQPNVDQDDDVIT, encoded by the exons ATGTTCAGCCTGATGGCGAACTGTTTCCAGTGGATGAAAGCAAGGCGAGAACCGCCAAA ACAAGTAACCCTAGCCCTGATTGGTCTTGACAATGCAGGGAAGACAACAACCATCCTAGGCATTCAAGGAG aatcacaaGATGACGTTGCTCCAACTGTTGGATTCGTCAGCACCAACTTCAAATTTGAGAAGTTTGACGTCACCGTTTTCGACTTGGGCGGTGGGAAGAAGATCCGTCCCATCTGGAAGAGCTACTACGCTGAGATCCATGGGGTGGTGTTCGTACTGGACGCCAGTGATGAGTCACGCCTTCGGGAGTGTCAGGACGTACTCCAAGAGGTCCTGAAGCAGGAACGAATCGCAGGGAAACGGATCCTCAT CCTTGCCAATAAGCAGGACAAAGAGGGCGCTCTTGACGAAATTGACATCTGCGATCAACTCAGTCTGGAGGACATGGTGACTGACAGTAAATGCCCATGCCGTGTG GAGACTTGCTCAGCTGTGAAGGGAATTGGGAAGAAGATGGATAAGTCTGTGAATGTTGGGCTGCAGTGGCTGCTTCAGGGCATCCTGAAGGACTGGCCTGTACTAACCGCCCGCGTCGCCAGAGAGCAGGCTGACCAGAAAGAAGCAGACGCTATCGACAGAAAAGCCAAGACAGAAAGGATACGGAAGAGAAAAGAAGAAAG agagcGTAAGGAGGCAGAAGAGAGGAAACGTCTTGGGATTGAGGAACCTCAGGAGGATGAAGATGAGGATGTTGTCATGGGAGATCCCTTCAAGGCTGTCGACAAGAAAACCCTCCAAAAGCAG gcagagaaaaagaagaacacTAAAACAGGGGGGAAGAAGGGAGATATAGAGAATGTTGAGCCAGAGAAACTCAACAACAACCAATCGGCATCTTCAAGAGATATGGCAGCGGAGGAGAACAATGACACAAACTCTCAAGTATCCCAGAGTGCATCCGGGGAGAGAAACGCAGAGGCTGAAAAACGACTTCGTAGCGAAGAAGCGGTGATCGGAGACGATAGGAACGAGAGAGGGGTACATGCAAGGGCTGAAACAGAAATACAGGCTGCTGGGTCTGACAACGCTGATATCGTCGTACCACAAG aaaagaagaagaaaaagaagaagaaattaaaGAAGAAGAATAAGTTGGCGCCTTTACCTCTGGACGGAGGTCCAGATGAGTTGGCTCCACCTCTAAGTGTTCCGTCCTGGGCATCGACTATGAATCAACGCCCGCTGACAAGACCAATCCACCAGCCGACACTAGATCCCCTACCAGAGAGGATAAGTCCAAGGCTCGGCCCCATCGAGTCCAAATCATCAT TAAATGGTGACAAGTTAATTGGTATTCCGTCAACAAGGACCCAGCCAAATGTCGATCAAGATGACGACGTCATAACATGA